The Punica granatum isolate Tunisia-2019 chromosome 4, ASM765513v2, whole genome shotgun sequence genome has a window encoding:
- the LOC116204532 gene encoding THO complex subunit 4D, whose protein sequence is MATSVDMSLDDIIKSKRNSERTRGRGRGRRGRGQGRSFGGGRMIGAGPRGPLAVNARPSSYTIAKSVRRKRSFPWQTDLFEDSIRAAGIQGIEIGTKLYVSNLDYGVTNEDIRELFSEIGDVKRYAVHYDKTGRPSGSAEVVYTRRSDAFQALKRYNNVLLDGKPMKIEIVGANSEVPLSARINVTGLNGRTKRTVVMPGQGGVRGPAVPNRGTGNKSRRGGGLNSSGGRGRGRGRGRGRGRGRVGGGGGRGRGKKQPVEKSADQLDKELESYHAESMNTN, encoded by the exons ATGGCTACTTCGGTTGACATGTCGCTCGATGATATCATAAAGAGCAAGAGAAACAGTGAGAGAACTAGAGGCCGTGGTAGAGGTCGTCGTGGTCGTGGACAAGGCAGGTCTTTTGGTGGTGGAAGAATGATAGGGGCTGGTCCAAGAGGTCCTCTCGCCGTGAATGCTCGGCCATCATCTTACACCATTGCCAAG TCTGTTCGCCGAAAAAGGAGCTTCCCATGGCAAACTGATTTGTTTGAAGATAGCATTAGAGCTGCTGGAATACAAGGAATTGAGATTGGCACAAAGTTATATGTTTCCAACCTGGATTATGGGGTGACCAATGAAGATATAAGG GAACTTTTCTCTGAAATTGGGGACGTGAAAAGATACGCTGTTCACTACGACAAAACCGGTCGCCCTAGT GGTTCCGCTGAAGTGGTGTATACAAGGAGGAGCGATGCGTTTCAAGCTCTTAAGCGGTACAACAATGTACTTTTGGATGGGAAGCCGATGAAGATTGAGATTGTAGGTGCCAATTCGGAAGTTCCTCTTTCTGCTCGCATAAACGTCACTGGGTTAAATGGCAGGACGAAGAGAACAGTTGTCAT GCCAGGGCAGGGTGGTGTTAGAGGGCCTGCCGTTCCTAACCGTGGAACTGG TAACAAGAGCCGACGAGGCGGCGGCTTGAACAGCAGTGGTGGGCGTGGGCGTGGGCGTGGGCGTGGACGTGGACGTGGACGTGGACGAGTTGGTGGCGGTGGCGGTAGGGGCCGTGGGAAGAAGCAACCTGTCGAGAAATCTGCTGATCAACTCGACAAGGAGCTGGAGAGCTATCACGCAGAATCCATGAACACCAACTGA